From the Leptospira biflexa serovar Patoc strain 'Patoc 1 (Paris)' genome, one window contains:
- a CDS encoding NADPH-dependent assimilatory sulfite reductase hemoprotein subunit produces the protein MAETKKETLAEKVKRLSRGLRGSLVDSLKDEHTGSLRSDDQLLLKFHGMYQQDDRDRRDERALKKLERLYSFMIRLRIPGGMIGPVHWEALHNVAGENSTGTIKITTRQTVQLHGILKSKIKPTIKAFDSVFLDSIAACGDVNRNVTCTSNPAASPLHKEVFGYAGEISRSLLPKTRAYYEIWLDENLLAEKEEPEDPLYKDVYLPRKFKIAIAIPPYNDVDLFTNDIGLIAIIENGQLLGFNVAVGGGLGTTHGNPDTYPRVGTVFGFIPKKDILRVVYEIVTVQRDFGNREDRKLSRLKYTLDRLGVEFYKREVEKRAGISFESAKDFQFTTRSDDFGWKQDAAGNWHYTVFVENGRVCDEHGYNLKTALLEVSKTRRATFRFTCNQNLILSDIFPKDKDLIESILVKFGVHRKTAEVSPIRKNSIACVALNTCSLALAEAQRYLPSLIDKIEPILSKHGLSEEPISIRMTGCPNGCARPYISEIGLVGTSYGKYNLHVGADAEGYRLNKKYKEDLDESAILQELDGLFGKFSKDRKGKESFGDYINRIGILK, from the coding sequence ATGGCAGAAACTAAAAAAGAAACTCTCGCAGAAAAAGTAAAAAGACTAAGCCGGGGCCTTCGAGGATCACTCGTCGATAGTTTAAAGGATGAACATACTGGTTCTTTACGTTCTGATGACCAACTTTTACTTAAGTTTCATGGAATGTACCAACAAGATGATCGGGATCGAAGAGATGAACGTGCTCTTAAAAAATTAGAACGTCTATATTCCTTTATGATTCGCTTGAGGATTCCTGGTGGAATGATTGGCCCTGTACACTGGGAAGCCTTACATAATGTAGCTGGTGAAAATTCCACTGGAACGATCAAAATCACCACAAGACAAACCGTCCAACTCCATGGTATTTTAAAATCCAAAATCAAACCAACCATCAAAGCATTTGATTCTGTATTTTTGGATTCCATCGCGGCTTGTGGAGATGTCAATCGTAATGTTACATGTACTTCGAATCCAGCGGCAAGCCCCCTCCACAAAGAGGTGTTTGGTTATGCAGGGGAAATCAGTCGTTCCTTACTTCCCAAAACGAGAGCGTATTACGAAATTTGGTTAGATGAAAATCTTTTAGCAGAAAAAGAAGAACCAGAAGATCCTTTGTATAAGGATGTTTACCTTCCTCGTAAATTCAAAATCGCCATCGCGATCCCGCCGTATAACGATGTGGATCTTTTTACAAACGACATTGGTCTCATCGCCATCATAGAAAATGGACAATTATTGGGATTCAATGTAGCAGTGGGGGGAGGACTTGGAACAACTCATGGGAATCCCGATACTTATCCTAGGGTTGGAACTGTATTTGGTTTTATTCCTAAAAAAGACATATTACGTGTTGTTTACGAGATTGTCACTGTCCAAAGAGATTTTGGAAACAGAGAAGACCGCAAATTGTCTCGATTGAAATACACATTGGACCGGTTAGGTGTTGAGTTTTACAAACGTGAAGTTGAAAAACGTGCAGGTATTAGTTTTGAGTCAGCAAAAGATTTTCAATTCACAACAAGGTCTGATGATTTTGGATGGAAACAAGATGCGGCAGGAAACTGGCATTATACCGTATTTGTTGAAAATGGAAGGGTCTGTGACGAACATGGGTATAATCTAAAAACAGCTCTTCTTGAAGTTTCCAAAACAAGACGTGCAACATTTCGTTTCACTTGTAACCAAAACTTGATTTTGTCCGATATCTTTCCAAAGGACAAGGATCTCATTGAATCGATTCTTGTAAAATTTGGAGTCCATCGAAAGACTGCTGAGGTATCTCCTATCCGTAAAAATTCCATTGCTTGTGTTGCGTTAAACACTTGTTCATTGGCGCTTGCGGAAGCACAAAGATACCTGCCAAGCCTCATTGATAAAATCGAACCAATCCTTTCCAAACATGGGCTATCAGAGGAACCAATTTCCATTCGGATGACAGGTTGCCCCAATGGATGTGCAAGGCCTTATATCTCCGAAATTGGACTTGTGGGAACATCCTACGGTAAATACAATTTACACGTAGGTGCCGACGCAGAAGGATACCGTCTCAATAAAAAGTACAAAGAAGATTTGGATGAGTCGGCAATCTTACAAGAATTAGATGGTCTATTTGGAAAATTTTCAAAGGATCGAAAAGGTAAGGAATCCTTTGGAGATTATATCAATCGGATTGGGATTTTGAAATAA